From the genome of Glycine soja cultivar W05 chromosome 14, ASM419377v2, whole genome shotgun sequence:
CACTTTTGTCACCACCCCAACTGGGTACACCATATTTGTTCTATTTTCTGAGGCTGCCTCAAACTGTGCCTTTGTTTATGACTCAAAGGTTCAAACTTGGAAACGTTTTCGCGGTTTTGCTCCGGTTCTCGGTGACAACCATCAGCAACAAGGTGTTTTGTTCAATGGGGGTTTGTATTTTGCCACCCCAGAACCGTTTTCTGTGGTGATGTTTGATTTGAAGAGTGGAAGGTGGGAGAGACCCGTTTGGGAGTTACCGAGTCATCACCTCACTTTTGTTCGATTGGTGAGTGATGGAGGGGGAAAATTGTACTTGGTTGGTGGGGTTGGGAGCAATGGAATATCAAGGAGCATCAAGTTGTGGGAATTGGGTGGAGATGGGAATTATTGGGTGGAAGTTCAAAGTTTGCCTGATCTTATGTGTAGGAAGTTTGTGTCAGTGTGTTACCATAACTATGAACATGTTTATTGCTTTTGGCATGAAGGGATGATCTGCATTTGCTGCTACACTTGGCCAGAGATTTTGTATTACTTGCTTTCTAGGAGGACTTGGCATTGGCTTCCAAGGTGCCCCTCTTTGCCTCTCAAATGTAGCTGTGGTTTCAAGTGGTTTTCTTTTGTTCCAAATCTGTATGCTTCAGTGTGAtagctttttttgttgttgtgtttcttCTGGTTTTTGGGTTGTTGTGTGCAGGTGTTGGGATTGTGTTAGGAGTTGATCcagttctttttgtttttgtatatcTAATGATTTCTGGTTGTCATAAATTTGTAATTGATTTTTGTCCTAAAGTAAATACCTTGTCTATTGGCATTTGTTGTGGGATTTGTTACATTTGTATCCTGTACGGTTCTTAATCACAAAAAGGggatttaattgagaagatttaattgattaaatacaGTATGATAGAGTTATTGACTCTGTACATTTGTTATACATGTCTTcaatttttatccataaaaaaagtGTTGCTGAGGCAGGATAGAGTCTATTAGAAGTagaaccaagaaaaaaaattgtactttCTACAATAATGCAAACTTAATTGAAAATCCCACCTCATCAAATTTTGATTTAGCAACTTCCTACCATAATAAGGATTAACAACTCCACCGAAATTTGTGAAAAACATGCCCCATCGCCTTTATTTCTTTTGCGTGTGTAATTTGCCCTAACTTAACGTAACAGCACATAATAACATACCattataatgattaattttctcgttttatttattacatttttgcGGCATATTACGGAGGTAATACGCTGCTGaaaacattttaatgtttatataccAATTAAATATCTAAAGTTTTTATTTGCAAGTTGCAACTCAATTGTGTTtggggaaggaaaaaaaatcggTACTTGCTGTTAATCAGAAATTCAGAATCGATAATGTTGATACCGACAGAGGCATGGCTTTCATGATCTGCAGAGAGGTACTTGCAAGCTGCAATCTACAAAGTCATGATAACTTCAATTGAATGGCTTGTTGACTgagtatattttttgtattgtttACTTTGTGGAGAATAGAAAGATAACAACAACTAAAACCACCAATCAACCGCGTcatattctttcttctttgttgtGGAAAGTTATCCTCTAGAACATCTGAACTTTATACCGAATTGAAAGCTATCATCCAGCTTATAAtcaaaacattttcttttgtatttatcttaaaattttccAATTCTTGGATTATATTACGTTATGTTTAGTTtaggaaataaaagaaaaaaaaaagataaaaaatgagataacCTTTTAAGGTTGtttaacaaaagagaaaataaaataaaagaaaagaaagatatttttttctttatacttgttgtttatataaaagaataaaaagaaagaaaacactaTTTGCgtaaaatatcataaatattttaaataaaaatgaaatacaatataaataacagtacttttattattatataaaaaatgacatcctttcttttgtttattttcttttccttaccAAATAAAGAGAGATTATAAAGCACTAGTGGAACccattcttttctctttctgcTACACCCCAAATGAAAAGgaggaattttttttcatttttctttgcttCCTCGATTTATCCGTCCGAAATCCACTGTACCAAACGAACCATAGCTGTCATGACTCCACTTGAGGTCTCGGCTGCCAAATGTAACGCTTAATACATATGACATACAGTTTTAATTACTAAATTGTTGACTGAGGTTATTCTTATGCGGGTTACAAGTTCATTGGATTGACCCATCATAaatgaatttgtttaaatttttaaaaaaattaaaataagtatttttaagaagtaaatggaatttatttcttaaaataaataaaaaattattttttaaaaaagaaacagttttaacaaataagtttaaataaactgacgttatatgtattttatatacatttagaaaataaaaatgttaattttaaattatttattatatttggaCATTTAAACTAATTCTATTAAAAGTGATTACTAACATTAGTCGACTTAGGTTAGATACTAAACCGAGTTTCAATTTAAAAGTTCAAAGCAATATATGGATTGCTTTTGAAAGTTCATTTTTTCGTTGACAGTGTATATGCAAGAGCAACatcaaataaaagtattttttaattaatattattctaataaattttattttatcaatatacttttgaataaaaaacatttaaaaataaatcacatcgtaagctcattttttttatcaaacttaaATTTACAAAGTACTTTTTTGATTCAATCTCATATTTACAAACTTTAATTCAAACATTCActtgaattttaaaaacaacGTTAACATGTATCTTTGACTTTCAGAATATTATATATGAAGATTAAAATTACAACTTATtaacacatttttaaaaattaagttgacTTATAATCTCttatatgataatatttaaattttaaactaaattaacatttcattttaataaaaacttaagatttaaaaaagagataaacaagttgactttgatattttttagcTTGACTACGAGTTCAAAGATGGTACTGTCTACTGTGGTCTGCGGACTACACAAcggcaaattttttatttgttagcaTATTCAGCACATTTTATTCtagtaaatataatatttcagtCTTTACACATTTTCACACTCCTAGTTAagatgttttaatttatttttttaggatttatatcatataaatacACCATTGATATCaataatttagaaagaaaacaaaaagtggCCAAGACTAATTTGGTAAGTTATAAAAGGatttagagtaaaaaaaattaaatatattttttatctcttaaatttaagtcacttttatttttagtctcctgaattttttttgtctccaaATCTCAAAAATAGTTCTTTTCAGTCTctccacaaaaaaaaatctagttaaTTTTGGAGTGATTGAAATTTTTTCCGTGGAGATTGAAAAGaacaattttgaaattcaaaagctaaaaaaaatgtaaatttggggaaaaaataaaagtaacttAAATTTGAGAGGGGAGgcatatttaaaataacataaaaatgaaactaaagggTAAAGTGAAATTCTTATAATGAACTtctttaatcaaaattttaactaCTATATTTGTATAGTATGAAGAAATAGAATTATGATTTTCCATATAAACTAATGAATGAAAGTTGTAATTAAGTTGAGTTTTAATACGTTACATATTATCATGTAGCTTGCAAACTTCTGGGCTCCAGCCGAGTCCCCTACGCGTCGACTACCTTGACTCTAGAAGGTCTTCTTTCTAAAGTCCACTTTCAACCACAGAAATTATGGTTATGGAGCCCGGTgacttttttaacttatttattatttaacttatGCCCACCTTAagaatcttttgtttaaagataTTCTTTAGTTCTTTTACAGAATTCTccctaaaagaaattataatcgATGAGGACTATAACATTATCTATATTAGTGCAATTATATTTAAGTTACTTAACTCACTTTTGATAGGTCTTACAGTTCACATGAGACTTCAGAACTCTAACAAGCATTCTCTCCAATAGCACAATCTTTAAAAACTTGAAATAAGGACAACAACTGTCTTGCAATTCTTAAGAAGTATTAAGAACCGGTAGCTTATACATGCAACCGTTCTTATATAAGAACTATCATGTCAATATATTAAGGGCAATATGCTTACACAACTTCAATCTGCACAAACCGCTTCAAGAAGTTTGCTAATGTTTATAATCGTGCCTGCACTACAGCAGAGTGGATTTCCCACCAAAACAGTCCATAATAAGGTCAGGGTTAAAAGGATGTGACATTTTATGTCGATGGGAGATGGTGATGCAGCTCACATACTTGATTTGTTGTAAATTCCAATTACTGGCATTACATTACTCTTCAAAAGAATTTAAACATAACCTCTGATCTTATGTCATTGACTCATTGGTAATAGCTAACAAGGGATACCCTTCAAATATATACAGTTAAGTGTGCATGAATTATGCAACATACGGAAAAGTCAATATGCTCAacacaaaattcaaaaactTCAGACAATAATCAGAAGATCAGGATAAATAATAGCTTAATTTTTTTCGAACAACTAGTTCTGAATCAGATGccataaaaaatttagattcATTCCTAGTGAAAATGCCTTTCTAATCTCAAGCTGTCCAATCAATCATTTgaagataataagaaaaaaaatacatcaataATCTTATATCAATTTTCTCAACTTTCTTCCTTACATTGAACTTAATTGAAGGAAGGTGTGACAATATAACTTAATATATTAACTCAACTTATGAATCCATTAAGGCTTGAGCAATAGTGTGAAACCAAACTTGGGACTCTTGTCCAAATCCTTTGTTTCAAAAGCGCTCGAGATTGTCAAGAATGACTTACGTGTTAGCTCATGCTGCAATAAGGCCCCAAGGTTGCCGTGGTTGTTCAGCTTTGCCTTCAAAACTGTCTGAGAATCAACCACATATGAACATCCAACTGTCAATGTGTTCTCATTTGTAGAGAACCTTCTGCTAATCTCTCCCACAACAACTCCCCCATTCAATCTTTCTAGCTGGTGTAAATATGACACCTTCATGGAGTCTCCCTTATCACctcttaaaatatgaaaagtatACTATTATATACCGAAACATAAATTTGCCAACACTGACATCTCAACACAACAAATGCAAGTAACAGTCATTCAATAACTTTTCCAGAGTCAACAAAGCCTTAAATCACcttcatgaaaaagaaaaatgtcaaCAATACACTCTCTAACACACTTCTTCTAACACATTTTTCATTATTGGctaaaatttattggaaattacaaaattaagttTCACTCCTTTTTAATGATGAGTCTTCACTCATGATCTTCGTAATTTTGAAGTTTCCacaaaattttaaccaataatagaTAATGAGTTAGAAGAAATGTATTAGAAAGTGTGTTGCTCCACTCtcgtgaaaagaaaataaaaaatctaaaaattgttATAGAAAGAACATCCTAGTTTCAttccaaaaacaaatttataattcCATCAATAATTACTTGGTTCTGCAAATATGCATTCAAAATACTAATTTAACATCTGACAATTAAAAACActtgatgttaaaaaaattcaactacTTACAAAATTACTGAAGCATTGGAACTTGGCTTTTTCGAGCACAGACCAACTTTGTATTTCGTAAACTTGCCAATACTTGTAGAGAAGCTGGTTTGTGCTCCAAAGACAATGCTGGGAGTACCCATCGTCCCAGAAAATCAATAGCTGGGGAGTGGTTAAAACCAACAGGGGTGTATCTCAACACAACCAATGCAAGTAACAGTCATTCAATAACTCTTCCAGAGTCAACAATGTCTTAAAACACCTTCATGAAAAGGGAAAATCCTAACAATACACTCTCTAACACAATTTTCATTATTggctaaaatttattgaaaattacaaaattaagtcTCCCTCCTATTAATGACAAGTCTTCACTCATTATTTTCGTGATTTTGAAGTTTCCacaaaattttaaccaataatagaGAATGAGTTCTTAGAAGAATATATTAGAAAGTGTGTTGCTATACTctcatgaaaaagaaaaaagaaaaaaaacctaaaaattgTTACAGAAAGAACATCCCAGTTTCATCCAAAAACAATTAACCATTCCATCCATAAATACTTGGCTTTGCAAATATGCATTTGATGTACTGATCTAACATCTGCAATTAAAAACATTCAACTACTTACAAAATTACTGAAGCATTGGAACTTGGCATTTTCAAGCACAGACCAGCGTTGTATTTCATAAACTTGCCAACACTTGTGGAGTAGCTGGTTTCTGCTCCAAAGGCAATGCTAGGAGTACCCATCGTCCCAGAAAAATCAATAACAGGGGAGCGGTCTAAACCAACACCGAGAGTAAAAGCAACATGCTCATGAAGATACTGAACCTCAACCTACATCAAAAACACATAATTATGTCCAAGATAACATACTTCAATCCACTATTCCAATCTTATAACCCAAGACAATCTCAGTACCTTGCCAGAACTGTAATCAGGCAGACGAATAGAAGCAATGGTTTTCGCGGATGGCACAACATCAGAGACAGTGAATGTCGTCAACACCTTAACAACAAAATTCAATTACTAAGACTAACAGAAGCAGAAAACATTATAGTTTCAAATATATGAAATGGAAGAAGATATAGAGGGAAAAAGGAGAGGTAAATTAATACATTTGATTCAGTATCAACTTTGACATTAACCGCCTTGTTCTTATACTTAAATTCTGCAGCCACATCACCAGAGGAAAGTCCTCTACTCTTCACCAGTGTTGACTTCAGGTCCTGAACTTGTGACAGGCAACAACTTACAATTACTACTTGTCTCCAACAAATGGAAatgaattatcaaattaatgtaatgtttagataaaattcttcaaaaatacttaaaacagaaggtaaaacaaaatgaacttctcctataagttaaaatcaaattatgcACTTAACTTTTGCAAAACTTCTCTCATCTAACTTCTTCGGAAATTGAAGAGTGtaagttaattttagcttataagttcaattcattttactttcttatGTTATAAGTACTTAAGCAGAAATTTATCAAAACAAAACCTAACAAAGCAAACTTTTCTTCGGTTGCAAACGAATGACGTAATTAGAGTTATCGGAAAATGATTTCGGaactaaacaaataaatagcGAATaataaaaggagagaaaaacagGGATCGGAAAGTGAACGCACGAGACCGGAGTTGGTGGAGGAGGAGATGGTGAATCTTTGATCGGAATTGTAATCCTTCGTGAGGATATCTGCAAAAGCGAAATCGGAATTTGCTTAGTTAAGAAAGCAGCATATAATAAGAagcgaacaaaaaaaaaatgagaacgaGAGAGATAGTTTATTTACCTCTGCCTCTCTTGCCGATCTCAGAGAAGAAACCAGGTCCTTTCCCTGACATTTTCGCTGCTGCACAGAAACACCAACAACCAAACAAGGGTTTATATAAACCCTTTTCCatggatgaaaaaaatagaaaaatataaaatctatataaaaaaatgagaaaacaaaaaaaaacaacagtTTTGCTCTCGTTGAGAGTCGAACTCAAGACCTCCCGCTTACTAAACGGGTgctctaaccaactgagctaCGAGAGCTTGTTGGTctacattttcttttaatatttaataaaacatttttggaTGCGTCGATGGTCAAACTTAATAAAGTGTTACAGTATTTCTTATACTTGGATTGAATTAAATATGTttgtgttattttaattttgatcttcgAAGCGTTAGttaatagaaattataaataaaaaattagaatcttaaaatgattaaaatttaaaaaaatacaaatttaaaaggattaaaaataaacaaaaaaaacttacaatatCGAAAATGGAAAAACCCCAACTAACAGGATCTAAAATTAGGAAAATAGACTTTGAggatcaaaaatgaaaaaaacactaatttaccTGGACCAGAAAAATATTCAAGCCTACTTGGATTTTATGAATTTCATGACCTTTTTAGTTTGGCAGAGTCTTTTTACTTGTTCAAAAACAAGTCgtacaaaagaagaaacataattgaaaattaaaggCGTGTTGATAATATTTGGTTGGTTCAAAGTTAAGCATGCTGAGAGTGAGAGGTGAGGAGGTTTAATTTAGACTGTAAAGTTTCTAGGAAGGAATAGAGATTAGAGAGATTacagagaaaataattataggtattatcaaaatatttaacacctgaactaataaaatttaatttgtaccaaaaaattattaaagagaATAATTTCCTCAAAAATAACTTGATCCCTTCTTTTTATATTCCAATTTGCAAATGTTTGCTAACAAAAATGGTGACAAGCTTGTTACAACTGAGTCAAAACCAAATGGCTGAACTAGCCTCGGACACAAAATTTGTCAATATGATAGATAAGTTCACTTTCACAGTAGGCATGGAGAATGAAACCGAATTTGAAATGGTAATGGTAGGGAGGGAGTAGGGACCACTGGAAATTTGGAAGTTGTATATGTAGGCTTTTTCATGTTGTTATTGTGAATTTAACCCAAAaacaaagaataatttttttaatttgttgtcaACACCTAACAACAAAATTCGATTACTAACTGAACCAGAAAACATTATAGTTTcaagtgtgtgtgtatatatatatatatatatatatatatatatatatatatatataagcttaattgaatattaatatgaaattgttCTTGTCTATCATTACAtttgattaaatatttcaatttttttaaatacagcAACCTGACCTTttgtatcatttaaaatttatcaactaGTTTTATAAGAAGATCAATTCAATAAGATAATTTAACACTTTTAAATAACAacttttagttaaaaattattttatctttttaactaACTTAGCTTTTGTGCGTTTTTTGCCATATATATGATCTATGCAACCCGCTAATGCTATATGTAGTAATTGATTGAAACTCTATTGACAAAAACAACCATGAAATTAATGCTATAAGTCCAAAAGTTTTTAATACCCACGTACAGGGTTCAActagttatatataaataaatctcagaaaaaatattactttctcCTTTAATGAATGTCCCTATCCATGAGTGACCTTTACGACAAAATGCTGTAGAAAATGGAGAAGCCTTATAGAGAATAGGGATGGATTAAGAGGAATTGTTCAAACCTCAAAGATCACATAATATCTAGATAACTAAACACCATAATAAGCTTATTATAGCAACAATCATTTCGAATTTGTTGGAAGTGTTTTTTGGTACATATAATCCTATTGGTTGAATTTTGAAACTtgctttccttttcattttaattattcaatcaaCATATCCTTTTCGGCAAAAGGGTATGAAAAGGTCTATAATATGCATATGAGCTAAAATAGTAGTAATATTTTAATGTCGACTCCTTAAGAAAAGGTCTATAATATACATATGAGCGAAAATAGTAGTAATATTATCACGGAGTCTTATTTAATAAAGGTATAAATTGTCTGAGTCTTGAGAACCAAAGCCAAACCGTTGAACAACGTACAACGTACATATATACAAAACGCTTACCTTCTAAGTTCTAATAACGTTTGCGTGAGGTTACcatctttttttgtttccttctaaaatatatattatattaaaataaaatattaacttggccatcaaattataaacatatgacattaaaagtaaaataagaaaCAACAGTAATGTAGCtagtattaaatataatttatctctcCATTTATGAGTCAGATATGTCTGACTTTGAATTAATCTGTTATGActtgagaatattttttaattcgtAGGAATTAAAAATAAGCACCGAAAGGTTtatagttgataaaaaaaatatcagattTATAATACTTCATAtattattcttaattaaatGAGTTAGAATTTCTTTATTCATGATTTCatttaaaacaagaaaacaacgGTAACAAGAAAGATTAGTGGTAGCACAAGCAACGAAGCATGAAAGACTCTaacttaaaacaaataaaacttctATCCACCATAACAGATTACTTTAACAAGCCAAAATGGCCAACTCTaacttaaaacaaataaaactagaaAAGCACATGTTGCTGGAATATCAAAAGTGTGTTAGTGTTGGTCAAAAGTCGAATATTAATCgttaaaattaaactctaataaCTATTTTAGCAATGATAAAGTGACAATTACGAGGTTGTCATCATTATAGTCggacactaatttttttatgacgaccaaaaaaatacaacacTTAATAATGTCGACCAAATTAATGCTTAagtcatcattattttttttcaattaacatCAGTCTAACCGATGCTAATTtgcttattttataataatgttaGCTGTGATTGTGATCACTTATAACTACCCATTGTAGAAGGCAATGCCTAATTCACCATGTTCATCAAACTATTACACCTCACATGAACCACTTGAGACTATAAaccaatatcttttttttatcatcattctCCAACTAAGTGCCAAAAAGAAAACTAGACAGAAGGAGGGGAAAAACAAGTAAAAATAGagaacaaaaacattaaaaagaaaaagaaaaccaaaagtaGTGTTGCAACGTTAGCAATTTGCCACCACCATGCACAAAGGTGATAGgtgaatttttcttcttcattttctactctctttttttctttcccatCTTACTCTCTATCGATGGTTTTATCTCTCTTTATCTCGTCGTCTTCCTGTTTTGGACATAACGAGCCTTCACAAGTAATGACAATgtcattttctctttctctctggtGGCCAtagttttcttctttccttctctcTCACAATATCGCTTCCTTTACGCCCTATTCTACATCCTTCTCTTCTATTTTAGTGGGgagttttttttctcattttgacTCGAgtaggaaaatataaaataacattgaCCAAGCCAAcgctaatattaaaaatatttttttaaaaaaatagtaattaacaTCGACAATGATCTATGCTTTTGTTTTAGCAACGAGTGTTCCAAGTTTCAATTTAagcgaaaaataaaaatagtgtcaTCCCAACCAacacatattaaaaatattttttctgaaaTTAGTAAACTAGTGTTGACCATAACCGACACAAGTTAACcaagataaaagaataaaataaaaataacaccaaaattcaaattaGTGCCAAACATACTAGCGCGTgccaaaaaggataaaaaaaataaaaattacttactGCGTTTTATATCATATCACGTTTAAGATTttcatgcatgaattaaaaaatataattaatttattgattttaaaaaaattaaataacttcctaatatatgttttatctttttaattaactACTCATTTATTCTTACTATCACtaagtattaattaaa
Proteins encoded in this window:
- the LOC114383419 gene encoding F-box/kelch-repeat protein At5g43190-like — translated: MMNKNTDIIMSYSYSYSPATPFSSSSSHSMDPIIWSKLPPEILEYILSFLPLKTFLNLRSTCKGFWSLIFSPPFISKHCSPTASSPFSSFLLLSHPQFHRHFPLYDCTLGTWRNFSLSLSDSFHSFPSFSTLISSGGLFCLSDSTSCSLLVCNLLAKSSRKIQYPSFSLHLEHLTFVTTPTGYTIFVLFSEAASNCAFVYDSKVQTWKRFRGFAPVLGDNHQQQGVLFNGGLYFATPEPFSVVMFDLKSGRWERPVWELPSHHLTFVRLVSDGGGKLYLVGGVGSNGISRSIKLWELGGDGNYWVEVQSLPDLMCRKFVSVCYHNYEHVYCFWHEGMICICCYTWPEILYYLLSRRTWHWLPRCPSLPLKCSCGFKWFSFVPNLYASV
- the LOC114383200 gene encoding mitochondrial outer membrane protein porin 2-like isoform X2, with translation MEKGLYKPLFGCWCFCAAAKMSGKGPGFFSEIGKRGRDILTKDYNSDQRFTISSSTNSGLDLKSTLVKSRGLSSGDVAAEFKYKNKAVNVKVDTESNVLTTFTVSDVVPSAKTIASIRLPDYSSGKVEVQYLHEHVAFTLGVGLDRSPVIDFSGTMGTPSIAFGAETSYSTSVGKFMKYNAGLCLKMPSSNASVIFIVFGAQTSFSTSIGKFTKYKVGLCSKKPSSNASVILGDKGDSMKVSYLHQLERLNGGVVVGEISRRFSTNENTLTVGCSYVVDSQTVLKAKLNNHGNLGALLQHELTRTIINISKLLEAVCAD
- the LOC114383200 gene encoding mitochondrial outer membrane protein porin 2-like isoform X3, encoding MEKGLYKPLFGCWCFCAAAKMSGKGPGFFSEIGKRGRDILTKDYNSDQRFTISSSTNSGLDLKSTLVKSRGLSSGDVAAEFKYKNKAVNVKVDTESNVLTTFTVSDVVPSAKTIASIRLPDYSSGKVEVQYLHEHVAFTLGVGLDRSPVIDFSGTMGTPSIAFGAETSYSTSVGKFMKYNAGLCLKMPSSNASVIFIVFGAQTSFSTSIGKFTKYKVGLCSKKPSSNASVILGDKGDSMKVSYLHQLERLNGGVVVGEISRRFSTNENTLTVGCSYVVDSQTVLKAKLNNHGNLGALLQHELTLQARL
- the LOC114383200 gene encoding mitochondrial outer membrane protein porin 2-like isoform X1, with the translated sequence MEKGLYKPLFGCWCFCAAAKMSGKGPGFFSEIGKRGRDILTKDYNSDQRFTISSSTNSGLDLKSTLVKSRGLSSGDVAAEFKYKNKAVNVKVDTESNVLTTFTVSDVVPSAKTIASIRLPDYSSGKVEVQYLHEHVAFTLGVGLDRSPVIDFSGTMGTPSIAFGAETSYSTSVGKFMKYNAGLCLKMPSSNASVIFIVFGAQTSFSTSIGKFTKYKVGLCSKKPSSNASVILGDKGDSMKVSYLHQLERLNGGVVVGEISRRFSTNENTLTVGCSYVVDSQTVLKAKLNNHGNLGALLQHELTRKSFLTISSAFETKDLDKSPKFGFTLLLKP
- the LOC114383200 gene encoding mitochondrial outer membrane protein porin 2-like isoform X4, coding for MEKGLYKPLFGCWCFCAAAKMSGKGPGFFSEIGKRGRDILTKDYNSDQRFTISSSTNSGLDLKSTLVKSRGLSSGDVAAEFKYKNKAVNVKVDTESNVLTTFTVSDVVPSAKTIASIRLPDYSSGKVEVQYLHEHVAFTLGVGLDRSPVIDFSGTMGTPSIAFGAETSYSTSVGKFMKYNAGLCLKMPSSNASVILGDKGDSMKVSYLHQLERLNGGVVVGEISRRFSTNENTLTVGCSYVVDSQTVLKAKLNNHGNLGALLQHELTRKSFLTISSAFETKDLDKSPKFGFTLLLKP